The Pseudomonadota bacterium DNA window TAACTTGATCAGGATTCTTTGAATTCCAAAAACCGCCTATTTTAAACCAACCTTTTTCTACAAATACAGGCTCCAGTTTAATTTCTTTTGAACCGTCAAAACTTGACTCATGAACTTTAACTTGCCCCGGTAATGTCATTCCCGGAATATTTGCACATGAGGTGTTAATTAAAATAGCAATAATGCATAATATTTTCTTCATTTTATTGACTCATTATTTATTGATTTAAGATTCTTTTTAATTTTAGTTTTATACAAATCCGCAATATCCCCTGCCATTTGTGAGGGAGTGCTTTTTGTTTTATTTTGTTGATCAGCTGTTAAAATATCTGTAATTGCAGATTCTAATATTATGGTATCTATGTCACTTGGCTTTTGCCATTCAAGCGGTAGTAGTTCTACAGGTTGAACATTTAAAGCTAAACTAAGTTTATAAAGAGTCTCGACTTTTATGCTTCGTGAACTACCGTCAAGAAACTTTCTTACGGTACTAGATTCAAGATTTGCAGAATCAGAAAGGGTTTTCATTCCTGTAACCCCTTTTTCTTGCATTACTTTCTTTAGTCGGTTTCTAAGTATTTTCATAATGGGAATTATTTACCATCTAAAGATTTATAAGTCGCTAGGAAAGATTTCCTACAAAATTATTGACACTAGGAAAGTATTCCTACTATAGTGGGGTTTATGAAAAAATTTATAGAAATTGAACAAATATTATTAAAAGAAATTCACGTCTTTTTGACTGAAAGCAAAATGACACCCTCTGCTTTCGGGGGGCAAGCTTGCAACGACCCTAAAATTGTCATGCGTCTTAAAGAGGGTAGAGAACTCCGTTCCGGAACGATCAATAAAATTCGTAAATATATCGCTGATAACACCCCACTCAAGGAGGATTCGGCAACAAAAGAAGGGGAAGTTTATGAGTAAAGCAAAATCTTTTGATGGCAAACAAATGGATAAAATTATTAAGGATATTAATGATAGAATTAGTCAACCTTGCCTCCCTGTAAAACTTCTACAACCCACTCACCCTTTTGACCTATATTACCCTTTAGCGTGCTTAACGTACTTCTCAAAGCAATACATATCTGTTGAGATTGAGCGCTTTCAGATTCTTTTAGATGATTTATCGCACTTATCAGATGCTTGGAATAGGAATCTAAATCAATTTTATCGGTTATGGATAAGTGACGGATAAGTGATGTTAATACAAATTCTTGAGCAGCCAATTCTGCTTTTATTTTATTATTGGAACTGTTCATAACCAGATACTCCTGTTTTGGATTAAATTTGTGGTGAATTTTTACAATACGGGAGTTGGGGCGTTTTGCAAGATTCGCCCCTGATGTAGGTAGATAGAGGTGTGAATGGTAGTCGACACTGACGGAATGGTTGAATTGTGGCAAGCGGTTATTCTTCAGGCGGTGCTTGATGCCCGAGCCAAGGTGGGGGATTCCAAGCGAGAGGCTAAGAGGTTTGAGCAAAAAAAAGAAGCAATAGGTTGGCTTACCCAAAATAGTGACGATTTCAAGTTGGTTTGTATGTACGCACAACTTGATTCTGTTTGGATAAGAAAAAGGGCAAAAACCATGTTTTTTTTTAAATAAATTTTTCATAACGCTAATTTTTAGCATAGGAGGTAGGTAAGTGTCCTATAACAATTCAAAAGACCTTATAGAAAGGTTTACCAAGGAAGCCTTTAGCAGGTGCATTAGTTTTGCCCATATTAATTCGAAATTATCGGAAGAAAAATTTGCGTCAATTATCGGTGTAAGCAAGGCACAGCTTAGGGATTATAAGAGCGGTATGAGTCTTCCTAGGGTGGATAATTATTTCTATATCTGCTCCGTTTTAGGTGCTGATTTCTTTTGTGACG harbors:
- a CDS encoding helix-turn-helix transcriptional regulator — encoded protein: MKILRNRLKKVMQEKGVTGMKTLSDSANLESSTVRKFLDGSSRSIKVETLYKLSLALNVQPVELLPLEWQKPSDIDTIILESAITDILTADQQNKTKSTPSQMAGDIADLYKTKIKKNLKSINNESIK
- a CDS encoding helix-turn-helix transcriptional regulator, with translation MSYNNSKDLIERFTKEAFSRCISFAHINSKLSEEKFASIIGVSKAQLRDYKSGMSLPRVDNYFYICSVLGADFFCDVLPAACLGDEVSIVSNANESKYHISEVAIKEGNQS